Within the Setaria viridis chromosome 3, Setaria_viridis_v4.0, whole genome shotgun sequence genome, the region TGATACAAGGCGTATTCTGTACACAGACGATAGCATCGCGCGCCATGGGTCCGTTCCTCTCAGGATTCGATTCGTGGCGGTAGAACGTGGTGGCTGAAGCTGAACTGACTACTCGACAACAGATTCTATGCATTATCATAAAAAATGAAGTATCATAACGAAACATGCCAATACATTTCCTCGATGGTATTTATTTCACGGCGATCATCAGGAAAATGTATCTACAAAATGTCTATAGCACTTGAGTGTGCTATAGACACTCCCAAACTAAAAGATAGCCCTATACTTATGTGTGAAACAGCTACGCAAGCACAAGTTGCCTACAGTGTATGTGCAGCCACCGTCATAACACACAAAACATACTTTTGAAACAACACAACTCATAAGAACGTACAGTGAGCCATACATCATATACGTCTCCACTTACTAACTATGTATACTTGGCTTGTGTGGCGCACACTTTGTGACGTGTTTTCATGGAGCCAGCGACAATAATCAAAATCCACTTTCGTGAGCTATTTATTTTTCCAAAACACCTTTCTCCTTACCTTTTATAAACAAACACCGTTCACTCCCAAGTAGGGCACAGCACCGCAGAGGGGCTGTACCGGATCCTTTTCTTAGTGTACACAAGTAACGTTCTCTCCTCACCTTTTAAACAAAACACCCAcgccaccagtccaccaccacccTTCACTCCCAAGTCCCACACCCACCACCGTTCTTGTTCCCTCGATCTGTGTTCCGCCGcgtcgagagagagagagagagagcccgGCGACCAACGACGGACATGGGCAGCTCAGCAGCGTCGCCGATGGTCCTGACCTCCGACGACGAGAAGGAGCCGGCCGCGGCCTGCGTACAATCCCATCTGCTGCACGCGAACGCCCAACACAGTAGGCATGTTTACTGTTTGTTTTGGTCCCACACATGGCATTCTTTTCGCTCGAACTACACAACTGGTAAGAGTAGTGGTTCACGCACGCGCGCCTGTGGAATGTGTTGCGTGCACTTGCTATCACATTTTCATGAACTGCCAGTTGGCGTTAGGATCAACTACTAGATAAGAGTTAGACAGTAACATATGATCATTTAATTTTAGTACAAGTCGGGCTTGCAGACGCAGGTCAGATGAGATAGATGGTCGTCCCTCACCCTCACTTGTGCCGCTGGAACACGCTCACTGTACGTGCATATGATAATCCGACTCCAAATTTAATTAATTCAAGAAGATACGCAGGTTAAGTTGTATGTGAGTATGAAATTAACCGTGTATTTAATTTGCTAACTAAGTAAGGACTAATTAAGGAGGATGGCAAGCGACTGTTCGAGCACCGACATATCCGCAGCTTCAACGCACTAGCAtagtttttttagataaaggataaAATCCAGCCTACTATAACGCACTAGCACAGTAGTTTTTGGTTATGCAGGTACAAGGATCAAGGTCGAAAAAAATGTACATGGTTCGTAGAAACTATATCTAAATTGGCTAAATACCTTTTGTTAAAAGTATGATATAATTCTATGCTATCTTTAGACAATTAGATAGTAATAATTGCAGTCTCGCATAATATCATGTAAACATAAAAATTGTCAAAAGCAGAGCCAAAATGTGAAAGATATGAACTTAAACATAAATTAAAACTAAGTTTTAGGGTAGAATAGAGGAATGCAGGTTTTGATTCATGTATATGTCAAGGGCTTTTCTGCAAAATTTAGTGTGGACGACAAGTTCCCTCGCTCTTTCCATTCTATTCTTTTTTCCGTGAGATACACTAGTTCTACGTTACAGATGACATTTTTTTCATGTTCTCCATGGTTTTGTGTGTTGGGCATAGTTTTTCACAATTTTAACGTTAATCTCTATTATTGATATATATGGCATAGACCCGAGCAAAGTGCAGGCCATCTTGGGCTCGAGTTGGGCCGGCAAAAAGTCTGGAATGGTTCAGGACAAAAATATCCAACCAAGCTCGCTCGCAGGTAGAGTTGGCTTTCTTTTGCTGGGCTCCTCGGtctttttagttgaaaaataaaataacaattaATCGGGCTGGGTTTAGCCCGCTTGGATTTTTTTCTGGCCGCCATGCTCGGACCTATAAAGGTCACGGCCAAGGGCTTAACCTAGTGGGCTAGGGCTGGGCGTGGATATTTTTTCGAGCTGCCATGCTCGAACTTATAGAGGCCACGGCCAAGGGCTTAGCCCAGTGGGCCGGGACCGGCCATGATGAGTTTGGTTGTGTCTGAAAACACAAAAATGCCAAAAGCGGAGTTAAAATGTAGAAGATATGAACTTAAACATAAATTAAAGCTAAGTTTTAGGGTAGAATAGAGGAATGCAGGTTTGATTCATGGATATGTCAAGGGCTTTTCTGCAAAATTTAGTGCAGATGACAAGTTCCCTCGATCTTTCCATTTTATCCTTTTTTCCCCTGAGCTACAGACGGTATTTTTTCTTGTTCTCCCTAGTTTCGTGTGTCGGGCGTAGTTTTTCACGATTTTAATGATGATCTCTATTATTGATATATTTGGcatagacccaagcaaagtgtAGGCCATCTTGGGCTCCGGTTGGGCTGGCAAAAAGTTTGGAATGGTTCAGGACGAAAATATCCAACCAAGCCCGCTCACAGGTAGAGTTGGTGTTTTGGGGATGGGCTTCTCGGtctttttagttgaaaaataaaataacaattaATCAGATCGGGCTCAGCCcgcttggattttttttctagccGCCATGCCCGGACCTAGGCTTGGCTTGGCTCGTTAACAAAATGAGAAAATGTCTAGCTCGGCTCGGCTTGTTAATGGCTCGAGCCAGCTCATTAAGCTGGTGAGTTAGACGTAAATTTAGAATTACcttatataaaatataaaaaataataattataaaGTCTAAACTCTAAAATCGACAGTGCATGGAGCCTTCGGCCAGCTCGGCTCAGCTTCGACAGGTCAACTCGGCTTAACATTCATGCTACTCTATGACTCATGGGCCCATGATAATTGTAGAGGGCCTCCATTGGAGTAATGCACGAGATATTATTTACGTGGAAAATATTATAATAGATAGTGGATTTGCAGTTAAGTCACGTATTCTGTCGTATGTAGTACATCAAGAAAGTAAAAACCCTAGATCCTGCCTATACCTTAGTTTGCCTATGTTGGTCCTTTTGTAATACAAATGTAACATACTATCATCGAGTACAAACAAGCAAGAACTAAGCCTAGATCAGTAGGTTGAGAAAGTAAATGTGCACCTACACCATCCAAGCTTGGGTCATCGCTGAGACGAATTCGGGTGCCTATTTCTTCCAAGTTCACGTCCTAGTCGAGGCGAATTCAAATGCCCATTTATTCTTAATTCAAAGATACCTAGTTCATCCTAGGTTGCTTGAGTTTATTTTCTATGTAAGGCAGCCAGATTTTCAAACAATTGGTGTGGAACTCGAGTCTCAGAGTTTGTAATTGGCTTCACTAATAGGACTTGATGTTTTTCACTCGAATCTTgctaattttttatatttttcatatCAATCAAAAGGTAAGAAGGCTAAAGCTGGGAAGTCAAAAGGCAAAGCAACAACAGGGACCCCAGGCGCCAGCAAGACACCAAAACCAAGCTGGAGGCCTTAAGAAAACAGATCATTATCAGCTTGATCAGCAGTACTTCATCCGTGTGCTTTCCCAATGCTGATCAGTCCGAGGAGGAGTGCTGAAGTATCTTGTGGGCATCTTGTTTGTCCTGTATTTTCCCAAAGTCTTTTGGTTATCTGACTGCAATTTTCAGACTCGTATGGTTGCATTTTGGTTTTTGTTGTCCTCATCTTACAAAGATGTTAGCTTGGTTGGTGTCATTTAAACACTTTAGGTGAACCCGTGCTACTGAACTCCTAAGACTGTAATTCTGTTGGTGTTTGAAAATTTTAGTGTTGTAAATCCATTCAGGGTTACAACTTTGTTTTGAACAATGAAAATTCTGCAGGCGATGCCCCGTGAGGTGCACAAACCAACAATTCTGAATAGTTATCACCATGATGGGAGTTACATGCAAATATTCAGTTCATGACAAAGCAAAATACTGTTCCATAACAATAGTAATTCTTCAGTAAATTATGCTCTTGCTCAGTGCACACATCAGGCAGATCAATCCCAGCTGCTGTAAGTACCCTCCTCGTTGTCGGGGCGGCGTGTTTCCTGGAGAAGAATGCTCATCAGATTAGCATTGCATGGTGACATAATACAGGCTGGCTCTTGCAGCCGCAAGGACATTGCAAGGAACATACTGCTGGAGTGAAGGTGAGTGCAATCTTGATCTCTCCGCAGTATTTCTCCTCCTTGACGACTGGGTGAACTGTCGGAGGAAGGCTGCCTTCCTGAAACAGAGCCTCCAGGGGGATGCTGAAAGTTCAGAAGTACAGGTATATACAAAGGCTAGTCAGTCTTCAGGCGACAAAACCAGCAACTGAAATTTCAGAGGCATGGTCTTGTGAACTGAACTTTGTGCAGAAAGAACATAGATTTCGAAGGCTGCACTGCAATTctgttttttctagaatactGCACTGCAATTCTGTACAGGAAGTAAATTCCAGAGTACGGATATCTTGGATACTTACGTTGCTTCACCAACGAAATCATCGTCCGTAACGTCGCTGTCCATGATCTTGAGATGGAGCTGTGGGGTATCGTCAGAGACAGTGAAGATGAAGGTCTCGTTCCATTCAGGCTCGCTTCCTGCTCCTGAATCAGCGAGGGTAAGGTTGACAATCAAATTGGCATCGAGTTCTCTTCCCGCGTCACTGCATACCATGTGATGCCCTCTAGCAATAGCAGATAGACACTGAAGAAACGGGTATTCTTGTGAATGAACGATGAAGAGCACGTACCGTTTGCAGCGCTGCTTTTCTGCTCCTGGGTGCGGCATGTAAGGATCACGTAGGGGTCCATGTTATCTGGTGGACATTTGTTCACAGGAGAATGGCACAAAAAAGACATATGTTTCAGGTTCGAGAATATGCTAAGTAAGAAAACTTGTACTAATAAGTGCAGTACACTACATTAGCGTCAGAAGATCACATATGCTTTTGACGATGCAAGCAGGTCAATCACCAGTACATGAAAATTCAGAAGTCGTTTCCAATGTGTCGatagattttattttttttgaacataATGTGTTGGTAGCTGAGAATTGATGAAACGCAAGTAGCTGTTGACCACAGAAGCTAGAGAGATCGGCATGCTGTAAGAAGCCAGATGCACACCATTGATCAACGAACGCCACGATTATTCATGGCATCTACTGTGTGGCTCACAGATCTACCTTAACCAATGACGAAACGTGATGCAGCAAGGAAGACATCTCACGCGAACGGACTCACAAAGCGACGAGCAACCAAGATGGGGAGAGAAAGTTCTGCGAtctggagaagaggaagaagaggaagaagaggaggaggaggaggaggaggaggaggaggaggaggaggaggaggttgttTACTGAGGAAATCGGTGTCCTCGAGGCCCTTGGCGGAGACGAGAAGAACCTCCAGCTTCCCGTGCACCATGTTTGCTGGCTCCTACTCCTCTCTTCCTCGATCACGGAGAGATTCAATTCAGAGGCTGAAACTGAAAGACGAGGACACTTTCCCCTTGGCAAACAGAGCAAGTGTGATACAAAGAAAGTCATGGCAGATATAAAGAAAGTCTTTAGGGGCCATGTTGTCCACGGCCGGCCCCAGCTTGGCACCTCGCAATCAATCATGCCAGTCTGCATCGCACATCTTTCTGATCTACCAGCCCTGGTAGGTAATTATCGAAAACAATTAAGGATGGCAAGGTAACAAGGATTATTGGTTGCGACTTGCACATCTATCTAGTTGTTGTATATTGACCGATATAATTATGACCTTCTTCTCTTATTCTCTGCTGTAGAAGTAGAAAAGAAATGTGCTCGGGACAGGGAGCTTGTCCTCTCCTCAGCTACTAGTCAGCTAGTTGTAGTTGGTTTGAGCTGGATGGGCACATGACAACATGCCCGGATGCTTGCACCTAGTTGCCATGCAAGTTCCTTGCATTCGGATCGCGGGAATAACGCAGGGTTTGATTGGTTGCATGTTCTTTGAATGAATTTTAGCTGTTTCTATTTAAATTCGAATTGATAGCTAGAAGAATTGGCATCTACTTCGTATTGTTTTATTCTCTCTTTTTAGGACTTGACGGTATCGATGATGCATCAGGACAGGTTTGGGCTTCACCAACCACTGGAGCGGGCCAGGCCCATAGTGCAAAAGTAGCCGATGGGCCAGATACGAGTTTTCTGTTGCCTTTCTTCCTCCCGGAAGGCCCCAGCCAGGGAGGGAGGTCCGGAGGAGCGTGAGGATTACGCCAAGAATAATGCAAAACGGGACGAAAGGTAGGAGGGAGACGAATGCGTTGCCTTTTCATTTCCATCTCTGGCTTGCTTGTGCGTGGAAGCCACGGCTCGAAGCAGTGTCGTGCAATCACGCAGATAGGCTAGCTAGCGCACCAACGAGCCATTTCAATACTTCAGTAGTAGTTTCGGGTTCTTTTTGAAGcggtttttttttaaacgaaccggCAGAACTGTTATACTCTCTCTATTCCAGATTATAAGTCATTACaggaatcttggagagtcaaagcatctcaagtttgatcaaaattatagagaaaattataaagatttatgacatcaaatagttatattatgaaaatataattgatgaagaacctaatgatacttagttgacatcataaatattattatattatcatataaatttggtcaaacttggtatactttgactctccaagattcttgaaatgacttataatttaggatggagggagtattaattaGAAGAAGGGGAGGCTGACGGCCACTAAACAATACAAGAGCAATAGctcctccaaaaaaaaaaaagaagagagtcGCATTCTATACGACAGAAGCGCTAAATGCTTTGCACCGGCTAGAGTCCATGTCCTAACCTCGTCTTTGATCCTCGAAACCACCATAAACAAGGGTGACTCAGCTCCGTAAAAAATCCGAGCGTTGCGCTCTTTCCAGACTTCCCAGCGGACCAGCAAGGATCGCATGGCCTTTCGTGACAGGGATTTTGAACTCGAGACTCCTCTGTGATCATGATTTCCACGTTTCTATAGTCACACACAGCCGGCTGTCGCATCGGCTCGGGTCGCCATCCCTGTGCTGTTGTGACGTGCCCGTGCAAATTCCGGCACGTCCACCAAACCAATATTTTGTTGGTTCAAGGGCCATGACACGTGGGCCCGTTCAAGGGCCCATAGTCCCCAACGCAATACGCAAGcccagagggagaggagagccCAGTTCGATCCGACCCCacctctctcttcttcctcttcctcttccccttccccttccccttcgaCTCCGCCACGCCACCTCTCCCATCtccatcgccgcctccgccgtgcGGCCCGATCCCCCGCCGTAAGCCTCGGAGGCTTCCTCTCCCCGTGGCCCGGATCGCGGGCGGGTAAGCGAACCCCTATTCCCTCCGCTGCTTCGTAgggcgcttcgccggcgacgagcatccGACAGGTATGCCAGCCTAATTCccatcccttcccttcctcttcctcccgtGCGAAATCAAACACCCAAAACCCTGATGTGTACTATTCGATTTCGGATCTGACCATGTACTTACATGCTGAACTTGCAAAAAATTATCGCCTGTACATGTGTATACCCCATGTCCTATACTGCATCCGCCCCTGCCATGTCCCCAGCTTCTTAGCATGATTCGTGCTActgttattttttcttttttactttagCAGTTTAGTTCTGTACAAATTCAGTATGAACTCTGAGAGGCTACATTTTCAGAGCTGATTCGTTGCTTTGCTAGGATATTGCGGGTGCCCTACGCACACATGCGGCCTTAGGTGATGACGAGCTTGCCTGAGAGGGGAGAAGCACCGTCATCCAATTCTTTGTGCAAGGAAGACACCGCACCTGCAACCTCGTCTTCTACCTCTGAGCACAAGGAAGATAGCAGCTCCAAGCAGCCAAAGATCTCCATCCTATCCAGCGTCTTCACGCCTCCTTTCACCATCTTTGAGGGCCAGCAGGATTCCACGTGCGATAAGAAGTCGCCAAAGTCCTCCTCAGGGTCCTATGGTTGGTCAAGGATTTTGAGGAGAATTGTGGGCAGCACCTCGATGTGGCGTCTTCTAGGATGCGCCAAGGTTCTGACCTCCAGTGATGTGTGGTTCCTTGGCAAATGCTACAAGGAGTCACCTGAGGAGTCGTCTGGCGGCTCAGATTCCGAAAGCGGGCATGCTGCATTCTTAGAAGATTTCTCTTCTAGAATATGGATCACTTACCGAAAAGGTTGGGCTTTTGTGGGACTACATTTCTGGTGAAAACTTATTTCATGGACACAGGTGGCTAGTTATTGACATGTTGCTTGTCTCAGGATTTGATGTGATATCTGATTCCAAGCTAACTAGTGATGTGAACTGGGGATGCATGGTCAGAAGCAGTCAGATGCTGGTTGCTCAGGTAAACTCTATTTCTTTGAAAGTGCCCCTCTATTGACCAGGGTGACCACTGCAGTTTT harbors:
- the LOC117847391 gene encoding 16 kDa phloem protein 2 isoform X1, which translates into the protein MVHGKLEVLLVSAKGLEDTDFLNNMDPYVILTCRTQEQKSSAANGAGSEPEWNETFIFTVSDDTPQLHLKIMDSDVTDDDFVGEATIPLEALFQEGSLPPTVHPVVKEEKYCGEIKIALTFTPAETRRPDNEEGTYSSWD
- the LOC117847391 gene encoding elicitor-responsive protein 3 isoform X3, producing the protein MPHPGAEKQRCKRDAGRELDANLIVNLTLADSGAGSEPEWNETFIFTVSDDTPQLHLKIMDSDVTDDDFVGEATIPLEALFQEGSLPPTVHPVVKEEKYCGEIKIALTFTPAETRRPDNEEGTYSSWD
- the LOC117847391 gene encoding 16 kDa phloem protein 2 isoform X2, yielding MVHGKLEVLLVSAKGLEDTDFLNNMDPYVILTCRTQEQKSSAANGSEPEWNETFIFTVSDDTPQLHLKIMDSDVTDDDFVGEATIPLEALFQEGSLPPTVHPVVKEEKYCGEIKIALTFTPAETRRPDNEEGTYSSWD